The Comamonas testosteroni genome contains the following window.
TGGCCGTGCAGGTGTACGCTGCACGGCGCCGGGCCCCGCCCCGCCCCTTTCAAACACAATACCTCGACGCTGATGCATCAAGCATCCGGCGCTCGCCGCCATATCTTTCTTAGTCATGAGCCCAACTTCCGCCACCCCACAACAACTGATGCGCCTGGCCGTGGATCTGGCCCATGCCAACCGCCTCAAGGGCGGGCGCCCGTTCGGTGCCGTGCTCGCCCAGGGAAATGAAGTCGTTGCCACCGGCGTCAACGAAATCATTGCCAGCCGCGACCCCAGCACCCATGCCGAAATGCAGGCCATACGCGCGGGCACGCAGCAGCGCGCCAATCCCAGCCTTGCGGGCCTGTCCATCTATGCCAGCGGCCACCCCTGTCCCATGTGCCTGGCAGCCCTGGTCATGAATGGCGCCGAGCAGGTGTTCTTCGCCTTCGACAACCAAGACGCCGCGCCCTATGGTCTGTCCAGCGAGAGCAGCTACCAGCGTCTGCGCCTGTCGCTGACGCCGCAGCCGCTGCCCATCACCCGCATCGACATCGGCATCCGCGCGGCCCAGCTCTATGGGGATGAGGCCTGGCCAGACGCCTGATCCTCGTTGCCGCCAAAACCATAACAACAAACCGGGCTGCCCAGGGCGAGCGGCGCGCGCACCGGCGCGCCGCAGCGCAGCCAGCCCCCGAGCTTCATGACATCGACATCCTCCCGAACACACCGCGTGCCGCCATTGCTGTGGCTGGCCGTGGTGATACTCGTCACCATCAATCTGCGCCCCTTTCTGACGGCTCCGGGTCCCTTGGCACCGACCATACAGCAGGCCACGGGCATGGATTTGCGCAGCTTTTCCTGGCTCACGCTGCTGCCCATGGCGCTGATGGGCATTGGTGGCTGGCTCGCTCCCACGGCATTGCGACGCTGGGGGGCGCGCGCCGCCATCTGCACCTCGCTGCTGCTGATCGCGCTGGGCTGCGCCCTGCGCCTGACGCCTGCAGGAGCTGCGACCGGTAGTCTTCTGATCGTCACGGCCGGCCTCTGCGGCACGGGCGTGGCGCTGGCACAAAGCATTCTGCCGGGGCTGATCAAGCGCCAGTCTCCCCACAACGTGGCGCCCATGATGGGTCTGTATTCGGCGGCGCTCATGGGCGGCGGTGCCCTCAGCGCCCAGCTCTCGCCAGTGGCCATGCAGCTGGGTCTGAGCTGGCAGGCTTCGCTGGCCATCTGGACCATTCCGGTGCTGCTGGCATTGCCGCTGGCCTGGCATGCGCTGACCCTGATGCGCGAGCCCGTTGCCCCTGCACCCTCCGCGCCCCCGATACAAGCCGACAGCGACACTGGCTGGCTGCTGCACCGCGGCCGCGCCTGGCTGCTGCTGATCAGTTTTGGCCTGATGAACGGCGGCTATGGCTCCACCGTCGCCTGGCTTGCTCCGTTCTATCAAACCCATGGCTGGACGGCCACGCAAAGCGGCTCGCTGCTGGCCATTCTGTCGATTGCACAGGCCGCATCGGCGCTGGCCATGCCCGCCCTGGCGCGCAGCAGTCTGGACCGTCGCTCCTGGGTTGTGCTGGCCTTGCTGCTGCAGATCATCGGCTTTGCCGGCCTCGGACTCTGGCCCGATGCCATTCCCACGCTCAATGCCATCGTGCTGGGGCTGGGTCTTGGCGGTTGTTTTTCGCTCTTCATGCTGGTGGCGCTGGATCATCTTCCCTCGCCCACGCAGGCCGGCGCCCTGAACTCGCTGATGCAGGGAGGCGGCTTCATCCTCGCCGCACTGGCCCCTCTGGTCATGGCGCAATTGCACCAGATCAGCGGTAGCTGGACGGCCGGCTGGCTCTATCAGGCCGGTGTGGCGGCGCTGGTCTGCCTGCTGGTGACACGCTTCAATCCCAAGGGCTACCCACAAGCCATGCAGCGGCCTTGAACGCGCCATCTCACCCCTCAAAAAAGGCCTGGAAATATCCAGGCCTTTTTTGTTTTGGCTTGAACTACTCGTTGGCCAGCAGTTGCAGCCCATGCGCTTCGGTCGGCAATGGCACCTCCCATCTGTGCAACATGCCCAGCAATGCGGCATTACCGAGTGTGGTGTCGCGCTTGCTGTTGCGCGCCAGCAAGGTGGACCGGGTGGCCTCCAGATGCACCAGCTCCACCTGTGCACCATAGGCCAGGCACAGGTCCAGCGTCTTGCCGCGCATCTGCCTGGACAGATGCGTGGCGTTCCAGACAAAGGCAGCCTTGGCGCGCAGCAGGCTCTTGGCCTTGTCCACGGCTCGGTGGGCAGCAGCGCCCTCGTTCTCGCCATGGCGCAGGCCCAGCTCGGCGCGCGCATCGTCGAACGACACCACAGGCAAGCCCGGATGATGCTGGGCAACCCAGTGGTTCTTGCCTGATGCAGGCAGACCGCACATGACGATGACGCGCGAGCCCGGCTCTTCATGCAAGGCGTAGTCCGGGTGCAGCTCGGCACCGCGGAAATAGCGTACTGCCGTCTCGGCCGAAGCAAAGCTGCGCGGCTTGCGCAAACAGCCCTCTTCCAGCGCCAGCTCCCTGAACAGCTCGATATTCACCAGCACATTGCCCACATCGGGGCAGATGCGGCCACGAATATCGGCCCGGGCCAGCAGCACCAGCAAATGCAGATCGACCTGCCAGGACAGCTCACGAACCACGAACTCGGGCGAGACGCCTCGGCGCGAATTGGCAAAGGCGAAGAAAGGCACCTGATGCACCGCAATCAGGCGGCAGACCGCCTCCCGCCAAGCCACAGGCGCGCCCGCCTCCCAGAGCATGAGCCGCACATCCAGCGCGCCCCTGCGTGAATGGCCGGGCTGCGAGATGCGGCCGTCGTCGGCTATCTGCGTGGTCGAGCACTTGGCCACATCGTGCAGCAGCGCAGCCAGAAAGACGGTCTCGCGCTCCTCGTTGGTGAGCCGTGCATAGTCGCTGTCCTGCAGCAACTCGGTCACCACCATCTGCGTATGCGTCCAGACATCGCCTTCGGCATGGTAGTGCGGGTCCTGCGGCGTGGTCTTGGCAAGCTCCAGTTGCGGGAAGGCGTCCAGGCAGGCCGCCCAGTCCACCGAGTCGTGAGCGGAATGCGGCACCAGGGCCGCAATCTGTTTCCAGCTCCACATAAGTTCTCCTTTCACCGTAGCTTCATCACGCAACTACGGTTTTGATAGCTATCAATGCTTTCTGGTAAAGCCCTACCAGCTTTTGGGGATCACATTGGCAAAGATATCGACGCCTGCACGCAGACCGTTGGCGACGATGGGCCGCTCGCTGTGGTGCGAGCCCGACTCCAGGATCACCTGCACGAAGTCGGAGCGCACGAACTTGTAGCGCTCCACGGTCTGGCCGTTCTCCTCGACCTTGATATACAGACCTTCGGCAAGTTCGGATCTGTCGGTCTGGCGCCAGGCCAACGGCAAATCCAGCTTCTGCCTTTGCACCTGATCCTCGAACACCGCCTTCCAGCGCGCACTGCGCCCCAGGGACGGTGTCAGCAATGCCAGCAAATCCTGCAAGCGCCTCGGTGCGATACCGGCGTAGAGCACGGGCACGGACACCACAGGCACACCGGCCAGCAGCGCATGGCGCTGCGGCGTATCCAGAAACTGCTGCGCCACGCGGTCCCAGACGTCGAACTCGCAAAACCAGTGCGGCAACGCGTCGTAGTACAGAGAATGCTTGGCATACAGCCATTCGCCATACATCACATAGCGTTCGTCCAGCAAGGCCATCAGTGCCCCTTCATGGGCTCTGGCCCATTGCTTGTAGGCATTGAACTGACGCTCGCGCCCGCCCATCTGATCGGCTTGCAGATAGTGGCCGCGCGACTGCAGCAGCAAGCTGCCGTCGGCGCCAAAGCTCAGCGCCGCATTGGCGCCATCCAGCTTTTCCTCGACCACGATATGGCGGCCGGCCAGGGCTTCATAGGACACGGCGTCGGCCTGATCACCGACCTGCAGTCGCGAGCCACGCAGATGCGGCGTGCGAGGATATTTGAGAATCTCCAGATTGAATAAATGGGAAGTAGTCATGTTGTGCTTTCCAAAAAGGGAATAAGCCACGCACCAAAAGGCATGGCAGACAAACCAAGGACAACGAAAGCGGCACTCGCCGCCACCATCGGGCGAAGACAAAGACACCTGGCCGCCATGCAAAGAACAGGCCGGGATTCAGGGAGTGGAAGAGCGCAGGACCAAGGCGTGAGCCAGGTCAGAAACGCCAGGCAAGGGCTTGCTCACCGCGAAGG
Protein-coding sequences here:
- a CDS encoding nucleoside deaminase, with translation MRLAVDLAHANRLKGGRPFGAVLAQGNEVVATGVNEIIASRDPSTHAEMQAIRAGTQQRANPSLAGLSIYASGHPCPMCLAALVMNGAEQVFFAFDNQDAAPYGLSSESSYQRLRLSLTPQPLPITRIDIGIRAAQLYGDEAWPDA
- a CDS encoding cyanate transporter; the protein is MTSTSSRTHRVPPLLWLAVVILVTINLRPFLTAPGPLAPTIQQATGMDLRSFSWLTLLPMALMGIGGWLAPTALRRWGARAAICTSLLLIALGCALRLTPAGAATGSLLIVTAGLCGTGVALAQSILPGLIKRQSPHNVAPMMGLYSAALMGGGALSAQLSPVAMQLGLSWQASLAIWTIPVLLALPLAWHALTLMREPVAPAPSAPPIQADSDTGWLLHRGRAWLLLISFGLMNGGYGSTVAWLAPFYQTHGWTATQSGSLLAILSIAQAASALAMPALARSSLDRRSWVVLALLLQIIGFAGLGLWPDAIPTLNAIVLGLGLGGCFSLFMLVALDHLPSPTQAGALNSLMQGGGFILAALAPLVMAQLHQISGSWTAGWLYQAGVAALVCLLVTRFNPKGYPQAMQRP
- a CDS encoding AAA family ATPase codes for the protein MWSWKQIAALVPHSAHDSVDWAACLDAFPQLELAKTTPQDPHYHAEGDVWTHTQMVVTELLQDSDYARLTNEERETVFLAALLHDVAKCSTTQIADDGRISQPGHSRRGALDVRLMLWEAGAPVAWREAVCRLIAVHQVPFFAFANSRRGVSPEFVVRELSWQVDLHLLVLLARADIRGRICPDVGNVLVNIELFRELALEEGCLRKPRSFASAETAVRYFRGAELHPDYALHEEPGSRVIVMCGLPASGKNHWVAQHHPGLPVVSFDDARAELGLRHGENEGAAAHRAVDKAKSLLRAKAAFVWNATHLSRQMRGKTLDLCLAYGAQVELVHLEATRSTLLARNSKRDTTLGNAALLGMLHRWEVPLPTEAHGLQLLANE
- a CDS encoding RNA ligase family protein, which gives rise to MTTSHLFNLEILKYPRTPHLRGSRLQVGDQADAVSYEALAGRHIVVEEKLDGANAALSFGADGSLLLQSRGHYLQADQMGGRERQFNAYKQWARAHEGALMALLDERYVMYGEWLYAKHSLYYDALPHWFCEFDVWDRVAQQFLDTPQRHALLAGVPVVSVPVLYAGIAPRRLQDLLALLTPSLGRSARWKAVFEDQVQRQKLDLPLAWRQTDRSELAEGLYIKVEENGQTVERYKFVRSDFVQVILESGSHHSERPIVANGLRAGVDIFANVIPKSW